CCAGGCCATCGAGCGGCTCAACTCGGATCCGGCCGTCACGGGCTACATCGTGCAGCTGCCGCTCCCGGCGGGCATCGACGAGAACGCGATGCTCGAGCTCATCGACCCGTCGAAGGACGCGGACGGCCTCCACCCGACCAACCTCGGGCGCCTCGTGCTCGGCGTGCAGGGCGAGCTGACCTCGCCGCTGCCGTGCACGCCCGCGGGCATCGTCGAGATGCTCCAGCGCTACGACGTGCCGATCGCCGGCCAGCACGTGGTGGTCGTCGGCCGCGGCCTCACGGTGGGGCGGCCGCTCGGCCTGCTGCTCACGCGCAAGGGCCTCGACGCGACCGTCACGCTCACGCACTCCCGCACGCGCGACCTCGAGCAGGAGGTCCGCCGGGCGGACATCGTGGTCGCGGCCGTCGGCGTCGCGCACCTCATCCAGCCGGAGTGGGTGAAGCCGGGTGCCGCGGTGCTCGACGTGGGGATCACGCGCGTCGTGGATCCCGAGACCGGCAAGGCGCGCCTCACGGGCGACGTCGACCCGGCCGTCGCCGAGGTCGCCGGCCACCTGTCGCCGAACCCGCGGGGCGTGGGGCCCATGACCCGGGCGATGCTCCTGGTGAACGTGGTGCTGGCCGCCGAGCGCGACGCGCGCCTGGCCGAGGAGCTCCGCGGCTGACGGCGCTCGCCGCGGTCGCGCGGCGGTGACGCGAGGAGGGGGCGGCCGGTCAGGCCGTCCCCTCCTCGCGTCCGGGGTCCATCGCGGTGGTGCGCTCGGCGCCCAGGAGGACGGCCGGGGTCGGGACCGCCCCCGCGTGCAGCCGAGCATTCTCGACGTAGCGCTCGGCGTTCGCCCGGAGCCCCGCGACCTCCTCGTCCGTGAGCTCGCGCCGCACCTTGCCGGGCACGCCCGCGACGAGCGAGCGCGGCGGGATCACCTGCCCCTCGAGCACGACCGTGCCGCCCGCGAGCAGCGACTCCCGGCCGACGACCGCGCCGTTCATCACGGTGGCGGACATGCCGACGATGCAGTCGTCCTCGATCGTGCAGCCGTGCAGCACCGCGTTGTGGCCGACGCTCACGCCCGTGCCGACCGCGAGCGGGAAGCCCGCGTCGACGTGGCAGCTCACGTTGTCCTGCAGGTTGGAGCCCG
The genomic region above belongs to Clavibacter phaseoli and contains:
- a CDS encoding gamma carbonic anhydrase family protein — its product is MTVDPQATVRALPGSPAPGIEPDALVAAGARVVGRVTLGAGSSVWFNAVLRAEAADIRIGAGSNLQDNVSCHVDAGFPLAVGTGVSVGHNAVLHGCTIEDDCIVGMSATVMNGAVVGRESLLAGGTVVLEGQVIPPRSLVAGVPGKVRRELTDEEVAGLRANAERYVENARLHAGAVPTPAVLLGAERTTAMDPGREEGTA
- a CDS encoding bifunctional methylenetetrahydrofolate dehydrogenase/methenyltetrahydrofolate cyclohydrolase, which translates into the protein MTAVVLDGVATASAVKSELAVRIRALREQGLVPGLGTLLVGDDPGSRSYVAGKHRDCAEVGIESIRVDLPADATEADVRQAIERLNSDPAVTGYIVQLPLPAGIDENAMLELIDPSKDADGLHPTNLGRLVLGVQGELTSPLPCTPAGIVEMLQRYDVPIAGQHVVVVGRGLTVGRPLGLLLTRKGLDATVTLTHSRTRDLEQEVRRADIVVAAVGVAHLIQPEWVKPGAAVLDVGITRVVDPETGKARLTGDVDPAVAEVAGHLSPNPRGVGPMTRAMLLVNVVLAAERDARLAEELRG